One window of the Tubulanus polymorphus chromosome 11, tnTubPoly1.2, whole genome shotgun sequence genome contains the following:
- the LOC141912464 gene encoding uncharacterized protein LOC141912464 gives MASKMSPVYSAGGASHVNQISPQPQTVMMSAVPQQPIATSNRRADGSRIGFAHHSARYCGIIQIVCGFILLIIGILTISSGAIFHFIGYGFWGSILCFVAGGLGLHGSKTKNNCPIIGTMVMSIFTCMLGFVLVGFSAADIEIDARRFYYPHPYHHSIHPFNFGLACHVGNILVGIVLIVVPIIQSCVSCRAICCPTSDAYILQQSIIYTTQQQSGASTQPGQIVNGQPSEVYGQTPANQPPTAQMPDGQASADAQLTVAQVPPTGADDVEPGIHGLPSYNEAFTGVESD, from the coding sequence ATGGCTTCGAAGATGTCCCCGGTATACAGCGCTGGTGGCGCGAGTCACGTGAACCAGATTTCACCTCAGCCACAAACGGTGATGATGTCGGCCGTGCCACAGCAACCGATCGCGACGAGCAATCGTCGTGCAGACGGATCACGAATCGGTTTCGCCCATCATTCGGCGCGATATTGCGGAATCATTCAAATCGTCTGCGGTTTCATCCTGTTGATCATCGGGATTTTGACGATCTCGTCGGGTGCGATATTCCACTTCATCGGTTACGGATTCTGGGGCAGCATTCTGTGCTTCGTCGCCGGCGGGCTCGGCCTGCACGGTTCGAAAACGAAGAACAACTGCCCGATAATCGGCACGATGGTCATGTCGATTTTCACGTGTATGTTGGGTTTCGTGTTGGTCGGGTTTTCGGCGGCTGATATCGAGATCGACGCGCGTCGATTCTATTACCCCCATCCCTACCACCACTCAATCCACCCATTCAACTTCGGATTAGCGTGTCACGTGGGCAATATACTCGTCGGAATCGTTTTGATTGTCGTACCGATCATTCAGTCGTGCGTGAGCTGCCGGGCGATTTGCTGCCCGACGTCAGACGCGTATATCCTTCAACAGTCCATCATCTACACGACGCAACAACAGAGCGGGGCGTCTACACAACCCGGTCAGATCGTAAACGGTCAGCCTTCAGAAGTTTACGGTCAAACCCCCGCAAATCAGCCACCGACTGCTCAAATGCCCGACGGTCAGGCCTCGGCCGACGCCCAGCTTACAGTAGCACAAGTGCCACCTACTGGAGCCGACGACGTCGAGCCCGGAATTCACGGTCTGCCAAGCTACAACGAAGCTTTCACCGGTGTTGAATCTGATTAA
- the LOC141912465 gene encoding uncharacterized protein LOC141912465 → MALQMSPVYGAGVGGGNVNRIAPQPQTVVIMSNAPLKPINRRADGSRIGFADRWARYCGITQNVCGFILLIIGILMISSGAMFTEIGYAWWGGVLCFVAGGIGLHGAKKKNDCAIIGTMVVSIFTCLFGFVLVGISAAGIAIDEQQRRCLEESAQMKFHPPSCDTAMPARSISQVNFRIACHVGNILVGIVLMVVPIFQSCLSCRAICCPTTDACLPQHTSTSVCRTHPQQQQQQQPLSIQQQQVALYTSRPYGQHVQHYDQLAANQPLGVQTNVVLYD, encoded by the coding sequence ATGGCTTTGCAGATGTCCCCTGTATATGGTGCTGGCGTTGGTGGTGGCAACGTAAACCGGATTGCCCCTCAACCGCAGACGGTAGTTATTATGTCAAACGCGCCGCTGAAACCAATTAATCGCCGAGCGGACGGATCGCGAATAGGTTTCGCTGATCGATGGGCGCGATATTGCGGAATCACTCAAAACGTCTGCGGTTTCATCCTGTTGATCATCGGGATTTTGATGATCTCGTCGGGTGCGATGTTCACCGAGATCGGTTACGCATGGTGGGGCGGCGTTTTGTGTTTTGTCGCCGGTGGGATCGGGCTACACGGTGCGAAAAAGAAGAACGACTGCGCGATAATCGGCACGATGGTCGTGTCGATCTTCACGTGTTTGTTCGGTTTCGTGTTGGTCGGGATTTCAGCGGCTGGAATTGCGATCGACGAGCAGCAAAGAAGATGCTTGGAGGAAAGTGCGCAGATGAAATTCCATCCACCCTCCTGCGACACGGCTATGCCCGCACGCTCGATCAGCCAAGTCAACTTCAGAATAGCGTGTCACGTGGGCAATATACTCGTCGGAATCGTTTTGATGGTCGTACCGATCTTCCAGTCGTGTTTGAGCTGCCGGGCGATTTGCTGCCCGACGACCGACGCCTGTCTCCCACAGCACACCTCAACGTCGGTCTGCAGAACGCatccgcagcagcagcagcagcagcagcctcTCTCGATACAACAACAGCAAGTTGCATTGTATACTTCCCGACCGTATGGTCAGCACGTACAACACTACGATCAGCTCGCTGCAAATCAGCCACTTGGCGTCCAAACTAATGTTGTCTTGTACGATTAA